The Flavobacteriales bacterium sequence CAATTGCCCTTCAAACCGGAAGATCGAAGCGTACACATTGACCTTTCCAGCTTTTACCGTGGCGTCATTCACCAGATATCGCGTGGGGAAATTATCCGTCCCGTCTGCGATGATGTCATACTTCGAGATGATATCCAAGGCATTCTCACTGCTCAGCCTAAGATTGTATTTCTCGAATTCCACATAGGGATTCTGACGTTGTAGGCGATCGACTGCGGCCTCCACCTTGGGACGACCGATATCATCAATTGTAAATAGGACCTGCC is a genomic window containing:
- a CDS encoding HesA/MoeB/ThiF family protein — encoded protein: MLSKEELARYSRHLIIPEFGLEGQERLKKSKVLVIGTGGLGAPMLQYLTAAGIGKIGVVDFDVVESSNLQRQVLFTIDDIGRPKVEAAVDRLQRQNPYVEFEKYNLRLSSENALDIISKYDIIADGTDNFPTRYLVNDATVKAGKVNVYASIFRFEGQL